The sequence AAACTCTTCATTTCAAGTAATGAAGTGTTCATTGATAATATTAAAAAAGAATTAGAAAAATGATGAACCTGTGCTGTAAATTTTTTCCTCTCAATGAGATATAATCTCCTCCTTTAGCTTTtcatttgtaaaaaaaaaaaatattgaaaacttTAAAGGTATTGTGCTTGTATTCTTTCCCTGTTTTCCTCCCACCACAACTTCGCATGCACTTCTCCAAACTTTTCTCGGCTGCAAAAGAGACGCGAAGTATATGTAGTAAGCAAAATAAGAATGGCATTGTGATTCACCAGGACTTGGCAGTGCTCTTATGAATTGTATCAAAGAATCGAGGTTATTGTTGGCTGTAATTACCTGAATCTTACACGCCGTAGCTCCCTCGTACCATCAGGAAGTTGTCTGATTGTAATGTATACCCCAGGCTCATCTTGTTCCACCCACTCTGACTCCATATCACTGGCATTGCTAATAGAAATAGAAGGAGCTTCATCTCTAGATGAAGTTGTTGTTCGAGATGCATCAATAGATGATGCTTCTCCCTTGAATCCTACTCCACCGTGATAACTTGAACCTGCACCACCATAATGTTGGCTTCCTCTACCACCTTGATCCAGTGGGTCGCCAGATGGAAAGAACCCTTTAgtgcctccaccaccaccaccaccaccaccaagtcCAGAGAATTTGTAAGAATTCTTTGGCGTCCATTCTTTGCCCATTGGTTGTGTCATTGGACTTTCTCCTGCTGATCCCATCCTTGAGTACGATGAATCTCTCTGTAAAATTTCAATATGTTAAGACCAAGTGATTGCACTAAAAAACTATCTGTAGTACAAGAAATTAAATTACCTCATCCTCAGACCTTGGAGGAGTATGAAGAGCTTGCCTACTAAACCTTTGAACATTATAGAGTTCAACGATCCGGTCATAATTCTCTCCCCACCATCGTTGTGCTTGCCATTTATTGAACATCTCTCGGCTACAAATTAGTATTAAAATATCATAATAGTTAGCTTAATTTGGAGTAACAAGCAAACTTACTAGAGATGGTAATAGTAGTCTTAATATACCTGAAACGAATTCGCTTTAGATCATTTCCTCCCATAGGTAAAGAAAGAAAGGTAATGTGCACACCCGGTTCAACTTGAGCCATCCACTCTTTAGGTTCTTCATCGTCTACAAGAACCAAGTTACCCGATTGGTCTAACCGAGTCCTACCATCACCCGACATTCCCTTGAACCTCGTATCAGAAGCATGATCTCTATTTACAGGTGGGAAATCCCAAGCAGGTGTTGAACTTGAACTTCCTCCTCCTCTCAAGtaaggatagttaactccttccGAAACCGTGTCATAATCCGCCGTGAACTGCCTTTGGTTCCCCTTTTTATAATTACCTGAAGTCCTAGTGCTAGACGAAGGCTTGCATTGTTTATAAGCTCCCGATACTTTCAACGCCATATCTTTGATCTGtaaagtagtcaaaaaaagagaCAGGATGAGTGACTATTGCTATGATTTGAAACTAGAATCCGTTAATGGTGGTGGACTTGACTAatgatgggattaggattaggccGGGGTTTCTTTCCCTTAAGTCTGAAGTTAGGCTGTAAAAGATGTTTACATATTGTctactaaaaaagaacaagaattcGTGCATGGGTCCTTCAGGTAGTCCTCTTGAAAACTTTCTTCTCTTAAATATATGCTTCGTGTCTTTGTTTCTAGAACTCCCATCTCATTCGAAATTAAACACACTAAACATAAAGTAATCAGGAAGTTCTATGCTAATTAGTGCTAATCATGTATTGTAGCTTtagctttttctttttgtttgatgTGATTGTGCGCCTCCTCGGCACATTATAAAAATTGTAATTAGTGCTAATCATATTTGGCGGTCCCTAAATTTAATGAGGGAATTGACCTACAATACATACTAATCACACAGACAGGATAAATAAATGAAAGAATTGCAACTTGGTAGACAATATCGCACTCTCAACGTTTTTCTTGTAGGTGGTGGACCATAATTCTCGTACATTGTTGAACATAAGGAAACCAAATTTTTGCTTTGTGGGGGTGTTGCATACTTGCATTTGATGTCGATGAATGATGATGATAATCACTACTCCATTACAACATTAATGGTGTGCCCTAGTTCAATTCTTGTTTCAAGAAAAtgccaatttttttcttttttacttttttactaAGGGTA comes from Papaver somniferum cultivar HN1 chromosome 7, ASM357369v1, whole genome shotgun sequence and encodes:
- the LOC113295262 gene encoding protein BREVIS RADIX-like, whose product is MLTCIACSKQLVEDDEGTRGTPSTKEAVKSLTSQIKDMALKVSGAYKQCKPSSSTRTSGNYKKGNQRQFTADYDTVSEGVNYPYLRGGGSSSSTPAWDFPPVNRDHASDTRFKGMSGDGRTRLDQSGNLVLVDDEEPKEWMAQVEPGVHITFLSLPMGGNDLKRIRFSREMFNKWQAQRWWGENYDRIVELYNVQRFSRQALHTPPRSEDERDSSYSRMGSAGESPMTQPMGKEWTPKNSYKFSGLGGGGGGGGGTKGFFPSGDPLDQGGRGSQHYGGAGSSYHGGVGFKGEASSIDASRTTTSSRDEAPSISISNASDMESEWVEQDEPGVYITIRQLPDGTRELRRVRFSREKFGEVHAKLWWEENRERIQAQYL